From Halomarina ordinaria:
GAGGTGCGCCGCGAGCGTGCGCAGGAAGACGTCCGGTTCGTCGATGGCGAGTTCGAGTTCCGTCACCCGGTCGGCCAGCAGCGTCCGCTGGGTCTCGACGGTGTTGATGGCGTTGGCGATGGTCTCGCCGGCCTCGCCGAGGACGGTCTGGGTCGTCTCGTCGAAGGCGCCCTGCTCGTCGGCGTACACCGCGAGCGTCCCGTAGAGCACGTCGCCGTGGACGAGCGGGACCGCCAGCACCGAGAGGTAGTCGTTCGTGAGGGCGCTCCGGCGCCACGGTTCGGCCTGGAAGCCGTTCGCCACCTCCGAGACGACGACCGGTTCGCGCGTCGCCGTCGCCGCGGCCGCCGGTTCGCGCGCCTCGGCGAGCGAGAACGAGACGGCGTCGAGGTAGCCGCGTTCCTCGCCCGCCCACGTCCGGGGACGGAGCGCCTCGCCGGCCTCGTCCGGCGTGCCGATCCAGGCGAACGCGAAGTTGTCGGCGGTCGCGAGGCGGTCACAGACCGCCCGCTCTATCTCCTCGCGGGTGTTCGCCTGCACGAGCGCCCGGTCGATGGCGCGGATGATGTCGTTCGTCTGCTGGAGGCCGGTCAGGCGGGCGTTCTGCTCGCGCAGTTCCCGGTCGCGCTCGCGCAACTGCGACTCGCGCCGGACGCGGTTGAGCGCCGCCTCGGCGCTCGCGGCCAGCAGGTCGACGAGTTCGACCGTCGGTTCCTCGAACGCGGCGGTTCGCGTCGACTCCACGACGAGCACGCCGTGTTCGCCCAGGGGAACGTACAGCCCGCTTCGGAACGGCGTGTCGGGGTCGTACACCTCCTCGCGCTCGCGGATGTCGTCGCTGTGGATCTCCTCGCCGGCGACGAACGCCTGCCAGGCGAGCGACGTGTCGCCCGGCCCGAGCGCCGGCAGGTCGCCGACCAGCGAGCGCATCCCCTCGGAGACGGTCGCCGGTTCGAGCTGCCCGTTGTCGCCGTCGAAGAGGTAGACGGCGACCCCCGGGAGGTCAAGGACGTCGCTCGCGGTGGCGGCGATGCGCTCACCTACCTCGGCGCGGGACTCGGCGCGCAACAGCCCGTGCGTCGAGTTGTTCAGCGCCGTGAGCGTCTGTTCGTACTGCGTGCGGTCGGTGACGTCGCGCACGACACCGACGAGTTCCTCCTCCCCGTCGGGGCCGCGGAAGACGGAGAACTGCGTCTCGATGGGTATCGTCCCGCCCTCCGCGTGGGCGACGTCGAACTGGCGCGACCCGACGGGCCGGCCGTTGCGCTCGGTGGCCGTCTCGAAGCAGTCGGTCTCGGCCGGGAGGTCGACCAGCGAGCGGACGTCGGCCCCGACGAGGTCGTCGCGGTCGAAACCGGTCGTCTCGCAGAGGGCGTCGCTCACCTCCGTGATGCGGTAGTCGAGGTCGAGCGCGTAGACGCCGTCGTCGACCGTCTCGACGACCGCCTCGTAGCGCTTCAGTTCGCGCGCCCGACGGCGTCGCGCGATGGCCGGTTCGAGGACCGCGGCGACCGAGGCGAGCACCTCGGCGTCGTGGTCGGTGAACGCCTCGCCGTCCGGGGCAACGGCGGTCAGCGCGCCCCACGGCTTGCCGCCGACGGAGAGCGCGAGCGCCACCTCGTCGCCGCCCCCCTCGCGTCGGTTGTGCTGTACCTCGCCGGGCGTCTCCGTCGCGGCCGCGGTGACGGAGTTCCCCCGCGCCCGGAGCGAGTCGAGCGCGTCCTCGTCCCAGCCGACGGCCGCGCGCAACACGAGCTCGTCGCCCCCGTCGGTCTCGCGGCGCTCGAAGAGGCCACAGCGCGAGGCGCCGACCGTCCGGGCGACGAGCGAGAGCGCGTCGTCGAACAGGGTCGCCGGCGCGGTGCCCTCGAGGGCGGCCTGCCGGAGCGCCGAGAGGTCGTCGACGTAGGCCCAGGTGTCGGCGCCGACGCTCGCGCGGACGGCGTTCCGGACGCGCGCGCAGAGCAGCGACTCCGAGACGGCGCCGTCGGCCCGGATGACGTCCGTCGCGCCCGCGTCGAGGGCGTCGGCGGCCGCCACGTCGTCGCCGGCGGGGACGAAGACGACCAGCGGCACCTCGTCGTCGAGCGCCCGGAGTCGGTCGGTGAACCGTGCGCAGGTCATGTCGGGCAGTTCGTGACCGCAGACGACGCAGTCGATTCGTCCGCCCGCGCTGACGCGGTCGAGACCGTCCTCGGCGGTCGAGGCGTGCTCGACGGTCAGCGCCGGCGCCCCGTCTGCCGCGTCGGCGTACGAGGCGCCGACCGACAGCACCCGGACGGTCGCGACTGCGTCCTCGTTCCTGATGCGGCCCGAAATCATCGCTTAAACCGCGATGTCGAAAGCGGATAAACCATTCGGCTTGGAATTGGCAATACGCAAGCAATAGGGGGTTGAAAGTCCTGATTTCATGCGTATTTCAATCAGCAATTGAATACTCTCTCGCATCCGTGGGGAAATAATGACTGTTCATACAGTGACATTCATGTCGAGCGACTACTACGTCTCTCTGTGGTTCATGATACCATACGTTTTGTGGTGCCCCCCACGAGACCCTCGCTCCGGGGCGTCTCGACAGTTAGCCGACAATTACACCAGGGGTGTCACGGGAGATACCGGACGCTGACCACGTCGTCCGCGGCCCGCACCTCGACCCGGTCGACGCCCAGTCGGGCCGCCCGGACGAGCGTCCCCTCGTCGGCGAGGACGTCGTCGACGGCCGCCGACGTGTCGTCGGGGTCGACCGTGAGGACGTGCAGTTCGCCGACGCCGGCGCGCTCCTCGCGGGTGAGGTCGCCGACCGACTGCTCGCTCGCGATGGCTCGCTCCTGTGCCGTCGGCGGTTCCTCGCTCCGTTCGAGCGACAGCGACCGGCGCGCCTCCACCTCGACGACCCGCCAGGTCACCTCCATCGGCGGTTCCGGGGCGAGCGTCGCCTCGAGGACGTCGCGCTCCTCGACGCCGGGGTTCTCCGCGAGCGGGTGCACTCGCCCGCTGTCGACGTCGTTCAACACCGCGCTGTCGTCCTCCGCGTGCGTGACGAGGTACGTCCCCGTCGCCTCCGGTTCGTCGGTCATGGCCCGCGATAGGCGAGCGCGCTCCTTGTCGGTGTCGAGGCGCGCCGACTACCGGAGTCGTCGGTGGAGGAGGTACATACCGGTCGCGACGGCGAGCGGCGGGACGACGCCGAGCGGCCGGGGGAGCGCGTAGAGGACGTCGGCGAGAACGCCCGCGTTCGCCGCCTGCTGGTCCGGGGGCGTGGTGATGACCGCCCCGAGGTACAGCGAGCAGATGAACAGGAACCCGGAGAGGGCGAACCAGCGGTCGTAGCGCACGTCGTCGGTCCCGTGCCGGTGGTGGCGTGCGACGAAGAGGACGGGCGCCACGAGCGGCGCGACGGCGAACAGACCGACGACGATGAACAGCGAGCGGACGAAGGTGAACGTCCCGGCACCCGCGCCCGACGTCCCCCCGAGGAGGACGACGAGCGCGAGGCTGAACAGCGCCCCCACGGCGAACGCGAGGAACCCGCCGACGAAGACGTAGAGCCTGAACAGCCGCGACCGACTCGACCGGAAGGCGTAGGGGAACGCTCCGAAGAGACCGCTGTAACTGCGGTCCTCGACCGACTCGCTCATTGGCCGGGGTAGGTGGCCGGCCCGATTAAGCGCCGCGGTCCGCGGTCGGTTCACCTATCATCCCCCGCTCCGACGCCCCGTACATGTACCTCGACATCGGCAACGCGCTCGCGTCGGTCGCCACTCCCGGCGTGTCGCGGGCGTCGCTCGACCGCCTCGACGACCGGGTCGCGCGCGCCCACGAGCGCATCGTCGACGGCATCGACGACCGGGAGTTCGGCTACGCCTCGCTCGCGCTCCCCGAGCGGACCGACGCCGCCCACGTCGAGGAGACCGTCGCCCCGCTCGCCGACAGCGAGGCCGTCCTCACCGTCGGCATCGGGGGGAGCGCCCTCGGGGCCGCCACCGTCTCGGCCGCCCTCGGTCGTGGGGCGGCGGACGCCCACGTCCTCGACAACGTCGACCCACAGGGGGCGAGCGAGGTGCTCGACGCGCTCCCCCTCGAGGAGACGGCGGTCCACGTCGTCTCCCGGTCGGGGACCACCGCGGAGACGCTCGCGAACTTCCTCGTCGTCCGCGAGGCGATGACCGAGGCGGGCGTCGACTGGACCGAGCGGACCGTCGTCACCACCGGCGAGGACGGCCCCCTGCGCGCGCTCGCCGAGGAACACGACCTCCCGGCGTTCGACGTGCCAGAGGGCGTTCCCGGCCGGTTCTCCGTCCTCTCGTCGGTCGGACTGGTCCCCGCCGCCATCCAGGGCCACGACGTCGCGGGGCTGCTCGCGGGCGGGCGGGCGGGCCGCGAGGCCCTCGCGCCAAGCCTCTACGACTGTCCCGCCTACGGCTACGGCGCGGTCTGCTACGCCCTCGAGAACCGGGGTGCGACGACGAACGTCCTCATGCCCTACGCCGAGCGCCTGGAGTACTTCGCGGAGTGGTTCGCCCAGCTCTGGGCCGAGAGCCTCGGGAAGGACGGACTGGGTCAGACGCCGGTGCGCGCGCTCGGCGCGACCGACCAGCACTCGCAACTGCAACTCTACCGCGCCGGTCGCCACGACAAGGTCGTCACGCTCGTCCGGCCCCGGGACCGCCCCGGGCGCGCCATCCCCGGGACCGACATCGAGGGGCTGTCGTACCTCGGTGGCTCCGACCTCGGGACGCTGCTGGACGCCGAGTTCGAGGCGACGGAGGCGAGCCTCGCCGCCGCCGACCTCCCGAACGTGCGCCTCGAACTGGACGCGCTCGACGCCGAGGGCGTCGGCCGTCTGCTCTACGACATGGAGGTCGCCTGCATCCTCGCCGGCGAACTGATGGACGTCTCGACGTTCACGCAACCGGCCGTCGAGTGGGGCAAGCGTGCCGCCCGCGGCCTCCTCGGCGGCGGGGACTTCGCGGAGGCCGAGGCCGTCGCCGGGAAGGAGCGCCTCGAAATCGAGTGACGGCCGCGTCGGGAAAGACCTATTCGCGGCGTGGCCGTACCGACGACGATGACCGACACGGTGTCGCCGGAGGGGACGGACGGTGCGTGACGCGACGGGTTCGACGGCCACGACCTCGGAGCGTGCCGACCCCGACGAACGCTTTCGCTCCTTCCTGCTCGCCGTCGGCCTCGCGCTCACCGCCTACGTCGTCGGGAACCTCGTGCTCGCCGCGGTCGCGGCCGTCCTCGAAGCCGCCGGCGTCCCGGTCCTCGACGACCCCGGGTTGCTCGTCCTCCTCGGGACGTTCGCCATCCAGGGGGTCGGCTACGTCGGGGTCGTCGCCGTCTTCCTCGAGCGGACCGACCGCTGGCACCTCCCCCGCGTCCGTCGGCCCACGCTCCGCGACGGGGCGCTCGTCGTCGGCGGGTTCGTCGTGCTCCTCGTCGCACAGTACGGTATCGCCCTCGCCGTGGGTGCCCTCGGCGTCGACCTGGCGACGTCGGACATCGTCGAGACGGGCCTCGGCGACCCGCGCCTGCTGCTCGTGCTCGCCGGGCTCTCGGTGCTCGTCGTCGGTCCCGCCGAGGAACTGCTCTACCGTGGGGTCATCCAGACCTCGCTGACCGGCACGTACGGGACGGTCGGCGCCGTCGTCCTCACGAGCGCCGTCTTCGCGCCCATCCACGTCTTCGGCCTCACGGGGTCGACCCCGGCGGTGCTCGCCACGCTCGTGACCATCTTCTCGCTCTCGCTGGTCCTCGGGGCGCTCTACGAACGCTCGGACACGCTCGTCGTCCCGGCGCTGGTTCACGGCGTCTACAACGCCACGCAGTTCCTCGTCGCCTACGCGAGCACGACCGGCCTGGTCTGACCGGCGACTGACTGGCGACTGACTGGCGTCTGACAAGAGTTTATACGGGGCGGCGGAGTAGTCCCTCCCATGCGGCGGTACACCCTGCTGTGCGACGAGCGGCTGGCCTGCGAGGTGGAGTCGCTCGCCCGCGAGTACGGCCTCACCCAGGAGGCGGTGCTCAGACAGCTCGTCGACGCCGGGCTGGAGAGCCTGCAGGGCGACGACTAGCGCTTGCGGGTGAGGTCGCTCCCGCAGACCGGACAGCGGTCCGCCTTCGCGTCGAACGTCCGGCCACAGCCGACGCACTGGAACGACCACGACCGCTCCTCGCTGATGCCCTCGCGGCCGATGGCCTCGACGGGGATGTCGAGTTCCGCCGCGACGTTCTGCATCGCGTAGTCGTCGGTGACGAGCGTGGCGTCGAGTTCGAGGGCCGCGGCGAGCAGGCGGGTGTCCGTCGCGGAGAGGACGTCCCGGTCGCCGGTCGCGCTCGCGGCGCTCCGGACCCGGTCGACGGCCGCCTCGTTCGGGACGTGGACGTGCATCCCGGCACCCTCCAGCGCGTCGAACCGGTAGACGCTCCGCTGGGTGAGTTCCTCGCGCACGAGCGGTATCGAGGCCGTCGGTCCCTCCGCGTCGTACGCGCGGATGAACGCCGAGGCGTCGAGGACGCGCATGGTCTACCGACGGATGACGATGTGGTCCTTCACGGCCTGCACCGCGCCGATGGGGACCAGCAGCCGTCCGTGGTCGTCCTCCTCGAAGCCGACGTCGTGGACGTGGTTCGCCGGTTCGACGACCAGGTCGTTCAGCCGGCCGGTCTTCAGGTCCATCGTGATGTTGTAGAGGTGGCCCAGTTTCGCGCCGTCGGTCCCGATGACGTCCTTCCCGGAGAGGTTCTCCGCCAGTATCTCAGCCATTACCGGACCGTTCCGAGTGAAACGATATAAACTCCGTGGAGGTGTCGGACGCGCGTCGTTCGAGTGTCGTGGCCACCCCCGATGCGTGTCGACGCCGAGGGGCGAGCGCTCGTTCCCGCAGCGAGTCGCTCACGGTTCGCTGAGCGTCGCCGGGCCGCTTCTGAAAGACTTAACCGGGGTGACGGGGTTAATTGGGACAAGGGGTCTCTCTTTATGTCTGACACGGACACCACCACCGGCCCGAACGCCGCCGACGAGGGCAACGACCTCCGGACGCCCATCGTCGCCGTGCTCGGCCACGTCGACCACGGGAAGACGAGCCTACTGGACAAGATACGCGGCTCGACCGTCATCGACGGCGAGGCCGGGGCCATCACCCAGCACATCGGGGCGACGGCCGTCCCCCTCGACGTCATCTCCGACATCGCGGGGAGCCTCATCGACCCCTCGGACTTCGACCTGCCGGGCCTGCTGTTCATCGACACGCCCGGCCACCACTCGTTCTCGACGCTCCGCTCGCGCGGCGGCGCCCTCGCCGACATCGCCGTCCTCGTCGTCGACGTCAACGACGGCTTCCAGCCCCAGACGCTCGAGGCCCTCGACATCCTCAAGCGCACGCAGACGCCGTTCGTCGTCGCGGCCAACAAGATAGACACCACGCCCGGCTGGAACCCCCAGGAGGACACCCCGACGCTCCAGACCATCGAGGCTCAGAGCGAGCGCGCGGAGAACACCCTCAACCAGCGCCTCTACGAGGTCATCGGCGAACTCTCGGACAACGGCTTCTCCGCCGACATGTACTGGCGCGTCCAGGACTTCCGGGGCAACATCGGCGTCGTCCCCGTCAGCGCGCTCACCGGCGAGGGCGTCCCCGACCTGCTCACGGTCCTCATGGGACTCTCCCAGCGCTACATGAAGGAGGACATGGCGGTCGACCTCACCGGCCCCGGGGCCGGGACGGTCCTCGAAGTGAAGGACGAACGCGGCTTCGGCACCACCCTCGACGTCGTGCTCTACGACGGCGTCATCCGGACCGACGACACCGTCGTCGTCGGCGCGAAGAACGACCCCATCGTCACCGAGGTGCGCGCGCTCCTGCAACCCCGGCCGCTCGCGGAGATTCGCACGGAGAAACGCTTCGAGCAGGTCGACGCCGTGACGGCCGCCGCGGGTGTGAAGATAGCCGCCCCCGACCTCGACGACGCCCTCGCCGGCGCCCCCGTCCGGGTCGTCCGCGGCCGTCCCGAGGAGGAGGTCGTCGCGGAGGTCGAGGCCGAACTCGCCGACATCGAGGTCGACACCGCCGAGAACGGTATCGTCGTGAAGGCGGACACCCTCGGCTCGCTGGAGGCCATCGCCAACGCACTCGACGAGGCGGAGGTGCCCATCGTCCGCGCCGAGGTCGGCGACGTCGCCCCCCGCGACGTCGCGGTGGCGAGCACCGCCGACGACCCCAAACACGAGGTCATCCTCGCGTTCAACGTCGAGGTGCTCCCCGACGCGGCCCAGCAGGCCGAAGACCGCGACATCCGCGTCTTCTCCGACGACGTCATCTACCAGCTCGTCGACGAGTACGACGAGTTCGTCTCGGAGATCGAGCGCGCCCAGCAGACGGCGGTGATGGACAAGATTTCCCGACCCTGCCGGTTCAGAGTGCTCAAGGACCACGTCTTCCGTCAGAGCAACCCCGCCGTCGTCGGCGTCGAGGTGGCCTCCGGGACGCTCCGGCGCAACTCCAACGTCGTCGTCTTCCAGGGGAACGAACCGAAGCGCGTGGGGACGCTCAAGAGCCTCCAGGCGCAGGGCGAGGACGTCGACGAGGCGCGCGTCGGCGAACAGGTCGCCGCCGCCATCGACGGCCCGACCGTCGGCCGCCAGATAGACGAGGGGGACGAACTGTGGGCGGAACTCCCCGAGAAACACGCGAAGATCCTCGAACAGGAACTGCTCGAGGACATCCCCGGCGACGAGCGCGAGGCGCTGAGCCAGTACCTCGAGAAGCGCCGCAAGGTCGACCCCTTCTGGGGGAAGTGACGCTGGTAATAACTATTAATTAGCTGGCGCTCGTCGCCCACACCGTGAGCGACCACGAGACGGCGCCGACGCGATACGACGCACTGCTCGCCGCGATGCCCGTAGCGCTCGCTGTAGGGGGCGTCGCGGGGGCCGTCCTCTCGGTCCCGTTCGTGGTCGGCCTGGCCGGCGGGAGCCTCCCGGCCTCCGGGTTGCTCGGCTACGCGCTGTTCGTCGACCCGCCCGAGGGGGCGTAGCGCGAGCGACGACTCGCGTGCGACTCCACGCGTCGACCGACGGAACGTAACGCTTGTAGCCTCCCCACCGAACCACCCGACGTGTCGTTCGTCTCGATTTTCACCACCGCCATCGCCCCCATCATCGCCATCGGCGCGGTGGGCTACGCGCTTGGCCGTGCGAAGGGCCTCGATACCGGCCCTCTCAACACGGTCACCGTCTACGTCTTCGCGCCGGCGCTGGTCTTTCACAGCCTCGCGACGACGACGCTCGACGGCGAGACCATCCTGAAGCTCTCGGTCGGCGTGACGGTCTTCGTCCTCCTGATGCTCGGCATCGCGGCGGTCGTGGGCCGGTACGCGACCGACGGCGAACCGCTGTTCGG
This genomic window contains:
- the infB gene encoding translation initiation factor IF-2; translation: MSDTDTTTGPNAADEGNDLRTPIVAVLGHVDHGKTSLLDKIRGSTVIDGEAGAITQHIGATAVPLDVISDIAGSLIDPSDFDLPGLLFIDTPGHHSFSTLRSRGGALADIAVLVVDVNDGFQPQTLEALDILKRTQTPFVVAANKIDTTPGWNPQEDTPTLQTIEAQSERAENTLNQRLYEVIGELSDNGFSADMYWRVQDFRGNIGVVPVSALTGEGVPDLLTVLMGLSQRYMKEDMAVDLTGPGAGTVLEVKDERGFGTTLDVVLYDGVIRTDDTVVVGAKNDPIVTEVRALLQPRPLAEIRTEKRFEQVDAVTAAAGVKIAAPDLDDALAGAPVRVVRGRPEEEVVAEVEAELADIEVDTAENGIVVKADTLGSLEAIANALDEAEVPIVRAEVGDVAPRDVAVASTADDPKHEVILAFNVEVLPDAAQQAEDRDIRVFSDDVIYQLVDEYDEFVSEIERAQQTAVMDKISRPCRFRVLKDHVFRQSNPAVVGVEVASGTLRRNSNVVVFQGNEPKRVGTLKSLQAQGEDVDEARVGEQVAAAIDGPTVGRQIDEGDELWAELPEKHAKILEQELLEDIPGDEREALSQYLEKRRKVDPFWGK
- a CDS encoding CPBP family intramembrane glutamic endopeptidase yields the protein MRDATGSTATTSERADPDERFRSFLLAVGLALTAYVVGNLVLAAVAAVLEAAGVPVLDDPGLLVLLGTFAIQGVGYVGVVAVFLERTDRWHLPRVRRPTLRDGALVVGGFVVLLVAQYGIALAVGALGVDLATSDIVETGLGDPRLLLVLAGLSVLVVGPAEELLYRGVIQTSLTGTYGTVGAVVLTSAVFAPIHVFGLTGSTPAVLATLVTIFSLSLVLGALYERSDTLVVPALVHGVYNATQFLVAYASTTGLV
- a CDS encoding bacterio-opsin activator domain-containing protein, yielding MISGRIRNEDAVATVRVLSVGASYADAADGAPALTVEHASTAEDGLDRVSAGGRIDCVVCGHELPDMTCARFTDRLRALDDEVPLVVFVPAGDDVAAADALDAGATDVIRADGAVSESLLCARVRNAVRASVGADTWAYVDDLSALRQAALEGTAPATLFDDALSLVARTVGASRCGLFERRETDGGDELVLRAAVGWDEDALDSLRARGNSVTAAATETPGEVQHNRREGGGDEVALALSVGGKPWGALTAVAPDGEAFTDHDAEVLASVAAVLEPAIARRRRARELKRYEAVVETVDDGVYALDLDYRITEVSDALCETTGFDRDDLVGADVRSLVDLPAETDCFETATERNGRPVGSRQFDVAHAEGGTIPIETQFSVFRGPDGEEELVGVVRDVTDRTQYEQTLTALNNSTHGLLRAESRAEVGERIAATASDVLDLPGVAVYLFDGDNGQLEPATVSEGMRSLVGDLPALGPGDTSLAWQAFVAGEEIHSDDIREREEVYDPDTPFRSGLYVPLGEHGVLVVESTRTAAFEEPTVELVDLLAASAEAALNRVRRESQLRERDRELREQNARLTGLQQTNDIIRAIDRALVQANTREEIERAVCDRLATADNFAFAWIGTPDEAGEALRPRTWAGEERGYLDAVSFSLAEAREPAAAATATREPVVVSEVANGFQAEPWRRSALTNDYLSVLAVPLVHGDVLYGTLAVYADEQGAFDETTQTVLGEAGETIANAINTVETQRTLLADRVTELELAIDEPDVFLRTLAAHLDARLTVDDIIEESGGASLVFLTAEGTDTESLAALEEAFVSVERVDVIAERDGAIRCELRFNGADVAPALTDYGAVVRELAADGERIRATVELPYDADVREFVESVQATHPNTDLLARHNQTSAVQSERDVRAGITERLTERQYEVLRTAYASGFFEWPRDRTGQEVAASLDISQPTFNKHLRAAEGKLFTMLLDDET
- a CDS encoding CopG family transcriptional regulator; the protein is MRRYTLLCDERLACEVESLAREYGLTQEAVLRQLVDAGLESLQGDD
- a CDS encoding glucose-6-phosphate isomerase — encoded protein: MYLDIGNALASVATPGVSRASLDRLDDRVARAHERIVDGIDDREFGYASLALPERTDAAHVEETVAPLADSEAVLTVGIGGSALGAATVSAALGRGAADAHVLDNVDPQGASEVLDALPLEETAVHVVSRSGTTAETLANFLVVREAMTEAGVDWTERTVVTTGEDGPLRALAEEHDLPAFDVPEGVPGRFSVLSSVGLVPAAIQGHDVAGLLAGGRAGREALAPSLYDCPAYGYGAVCYALENRGATTNVLMPYAERLEYFAEWFAQLWAESLGKDGLGQTPVRALGATDQHSQLQLYRAGRHDKVVTLVRPRDRPGRAIPGTDIEGLSYLGGSDLGTLLDAEFEATEASLAAADLPNVRLELDALDAEGVGRLLYDMEVACILAGELMDVSTFTQPAVEWGKRAARGLLGGGDFAEAEAVAGKERLEIE
- a CDS encoding NOB1 family endonuclease, whose translation is MRVLDASAFIRAYDAEGPTASIPLVREELTQRSVYRFDALEGAGMHVHVPNEAAVDRVRSAASATGDRDVLSATDTRLLAAALELDATLVTDDYAMQNVAAELDIPVEAIGREGISEERSWSFQCVGCGRTFDAKADRCPVCGSDLTRKR
- a CDS encoding PRC-barrel domain-containing protein, translating into MAEILAENLSGKDVIGTDGAKLGHLYNITMDLKTGRLNDLVVEPANHVHDVGFEEDDHGRLLVPIGAVQAVKDHIVIRR
- a CDS encoding DUF5812 family protein; this encodes MTDEPEATGTYLVTHAEDDSAVLNDVDSGRVHPLAENPGVEERDVLEATLAPEPPMEVTWRVVEVEARRSLSLERSEEPPTAQERAIASEQSVGDLTREERAGVGELHVLTVDPDDTSAAVDDVLADEGTLVRAARLGVDRVEVRAADDVVSVRYLP